Proteins found in one Thermaerobacter subterraneus DSM 13965 genomic segment:
- the istB gene encoding IS21-like element helper ATPase IstB: MDKARQHLLALGLKDAAEVLEARLERAAKQDVTYADFLVDLLETELAVRRRRYLDTRTKLARLPFRKTLEDFDFEAQPSIDPRQIRELATLRFLGNAENVIFLGPPGVGKTHLAVSLGLAAIDRGYGVYFTPMHRLIEDLRNAYEERRLERRMRIYLAPKLLIIDELGHLPLDKVGATVFFQLVAARYERGSIVLTSNQTFADWGEVFGDPVIATAILDRLLHHSHVINIRGESYRLREKRRSGVLRSAVEPQQDE; the protein is encoded by the coding sequence GTGGACAAGGCCCGCCAGCACCTGCTGGCCCTGGGGCTGAAGGATGCGGCGGAGGTCCTGGAAGCGCGTCTGGAACGCGCCGCGAAGCAGGACGTAACCTATGCCGACTTCCTTGTGGATCTGCTGGAAACCGAACTCGCGGTCCGGCGCCGGCGTTACCTGGACACACGGACGAAGCTGGCGCGGCTCCCGTTCCGGAAAACGCTGGAGGACTTCGACTTCGAGGCCCAACCCTCCATCGACCCCCGCCAGATTCGGGAGCTGGCCACGCTCCGCTTTTTGGGCAACGCCGAGAATGTGATCTTTCTGGGACCACCGGGCGTCGGCAAAACCCATTTGGCCGTGTCGCTCGGTTTAGCCGCCATCGACCGGGGATATGGCGTCTACTTCACGCCGATGCACCGCCTCATTGAGGATCTACGCAACGCCTACGAGGAGCGCCGGCTCGAACGACGGATGCGGATCTACCTGGCGCCCAAGCTCCTGATCATCGACGAACTGGGCCATCTGCCCCTCGACAAGGTGGGCGCCACGGTGTTCTTCCAACTCGTCGCGGCCCGATATGAGCGCGGCAGCATCGTCCTCACATCGAACCAGACCTTCGCCGACTGGGGGGAGGTGTTCGGTGACCCGGTCATCGCCACGGCCATCCTCGACCGGTTGCTGCATCACAGTCACGTGATCAACATCCGGGGCGAGAGCTACCGACTCCGGGAGAAGCGCCGTTCGGGTGTCCTTCGCAGTGCGGTCGAACCACAGCAGGATGAGTGA